A window of Psychroflexus sp. ALD_RP9 contains these coding sequences:
- a CDS encoding S10 family peptidase yields MKQLAYITFFISLVNFGWAQEKSITQHSVDINGESLNYTAEVSTLPLLNDHGEAIANIQYTYYTKKSKAYKTRPLVISFNGGPGSGSVWMHLAYTGPRVLKISDEGFPVQPYGHKQNPFSILDVADIVYVNPVNTGYSRPVLNEKGEFDKSKFFGVNADINYLSEWINTFVTKKDKWLAPKFLIGESYGTTRVSGLANALQNQHWMYINGVILVSPTELGLDLTGPVEIANRLPYFAAAAWYHNKLEPNLQNKPILEMLKEVEDYTINILTPALIKGGFLKDTKKQQVANQMAKYAGIKPEIFLDNNLDVSYNLFWKTLKKNDGFTVGRLDSRYLGLDEKTAGTRPDYNAELTSWLQSFTPAINNYYRNELNYRTDLKYNMFGNVYPWDRTQNNNTGKQLRQAMAQNPSLNVMIQSGLFDGATTYFNAKYTMWHIDDSGKLKDRFTFKTYESGHMMYLRRDDLETANNDLREFILKSIPKENKPIKY; encoded by the coding sequence ATGAAACAATTAGCCTACATCACGTTTTTTATTAGTCTAGTTAACTTTGGCTGGGCTCAAGAAAAATCTATTACTCAACATAGTGTAGATATTAATGGAGAATCTCTTAATTATACTGCAGAAGTATCGACACTTCCGCTTTTGAATGATCATGGAGAAGCTATTGCTAACATTCAATACACCTATTACACTAAAAAAAGTAAAGCTTACAAAACCAGACCATTAGTTATTTCTTTTAACGGCGGACCAGGTTCGGGTTCTGTTTGGATGCATTTAGCTTATACTGGACCACGTGTTCTCAAGATTTCAGACGAAGGTTTTCCGGTACAGCCTTATGGACATAAACAAAATCCTTTTAGTATTCTTGATGTTGCAGATATTGTTTATGTTAATCCTGTCAACACAGGTTATTCAAGACCAGTTCTAAATGAAAAAGGAGAATTTGATAAATCTAAGTTTTTTGGTGTCAACGCAGATATTAATTATTTATCAGAGTGGATCAATACATTTGTTACCAAAAAAGATAAATGGTTAGCTCCAAAATTTTTGATTGGTGAAAGCTATGGAACAACTCGTGTTTCTGGCTTAGCAAATGCACTTCAAAATCAGCATTGGATGTATATTAATGGTGTTATATTAGTTTCTCCAACTGAATTAGGACTTGATTTAACTGGACCTGTTGAAATCGCCAATCGCTTACCTTACTTTGCCGCTGCTGCTTGGTATCATAACAAATTAGAACCAAACTTACAAAACAAACCTATTTTAGAAATGCTAAAAGAGGTTGAAGATTACACGATTAATATTTTAACACCAGCACTTATAAAAGGTGGCTTTTTAAAGGACACCAAAAAACAACAGGTTGCTAACCAAATGGCGAAATATGCTGGTATTAAACCTGAAATTTTCTTAGACAACAATTTAGATGTTAGCTACAACTTATTCTGGAAAACACTTAAAAAAAATGACGGCTTTACAGTTGGCAGGTTAGATTCAAGATATTTGGGATTAGATGAAAAAACTGCTGGAACAAGACCTGATTACAATGCTGAGTTAACCTCATGGCTTCAGTCTTTTACGCCTGCAATAAACAACTACTATAGAAATGAACTAAATTATAGAACAGATCTTAAGTATAACATGTTTGGTAATGTTTATCCTTGGGATAGAACTCAAAACAATAATACAGGCAAACAGCTTCGACAAGCTATGGCACAAAATCCTAGTTTAAATGTTATGATTCAATCAGGGTTGTTTGATGGAGCAACAACTTATTTTAATGCAAAATATACCATGTGGCACATAGATGATAGTGGAAAATTAAAAGATCGATTTACATTTAAAACCTACGAAAGTGGCCATATGATGTATTTAAGGAGAGATGATCTTGAGACAGCTAATAATGATTTAAGAGAATTTATTTTAAAAAGTATACCTAAAGAAAATAAACCTATTAAATATTAA
- the groES gene encoding co-chaperone GroES, with protein MAVNIKPLADRVLVEPQAAETKTASGIIIPETAKEKPQRGKVVAVGKGKKDHEMTVKEGDIVLYGKYAGTELKHDGEDYLIMREDDILAIV; from the coding sequence ATGGCAGTAAACATTAAACCCTTAGCAGATCGAGTGCTTGTTGAGCCTCAAGCAGCTGAAACTAAAACAGCTTCAGGAATTATTATTCCAGAAACCGCTAAAGAAAAACCACAACGCGGTAAAGTGGTAGCCGTAGGTAAAGGCAAAAAAGACCATGAAATGACGGTAAAGGAAGGTGATATTGTTCTCTATGGTAAGTATGCCGGAACAGAATTAAAACATGATGGTGAAGATTACCTAATCATGCGCGAAGACGATATATTAGCAATTGTATAA
- a CDS encoding sigma 54-interacting transcriptional regulator translates to MESTQAIKQRFEIIGNDPGLNRAIEKSIRVAPTDISVLVTGESGVGKESLPKIIHALSHRKHAKYIAVNCGAIPEGTIDSELFGHEKGAFTGATQSRDGYFQEADGGTIFLDEVGELPLTTQVRLLRVLENGEYIKVGSSQVQKTNVRIVAATNVNMFDAIKKDKFREDLYYRLSTIEINLPPLRDRDGDIHLLFRKFASDFAMKYKMPTVRLDDEAVKQLNNCRWPGNIRQLKNVAEQISVLETKREISAQTLLNYLPKYSSNLPSVVNEKSSSDKGDFSNEREILYKVLFDMKSDLNDLKELTLELMNKGNLEHVKEENEGLINKIYGDDEREFSKTSTQDKLEILQIPERSKIEKPKNDPYDFAEEVEEEETLSLHEKEVELIKKSLERNQGKRKPAADELGISERTLYRKIKQYNL, encoded by the coding sequence ATGGAATCTACCCAAGCAATTAAACAGCGTTTTGAGATTATAGGAAACGATCCTGGCTTAAATCGAGCAATTGAAAAGTCAATTAGAGTTGCGCCCACAGATATTTCGGTCCTTGTAACAGGAGAATCAGGTGTTGGTAAAGAAAGTCTACCTAAAATTATTCATGCCTTATCTCATCGTAAACACGCTAAATATATCGCCGTTAACTGTGGTGCAATTCCTGAAGGCACCATAGACAGCGAACTATTTGGGCATGAAAAAGGGGCATTTACAGGTGCAACTCAATCCCGTGATGGTTACTTTCAAGAAGCCGATGGTGGTACCATTTTTTTAGACGAAGTTGGCGAACTACCCTTAACAACACAAGTCAGACTTTTAAGGGTTTTAGAAAATGGTGAATATATTAAAGTAGGGTCATCACAAGTTCAAAAAACCAATGTAAGAATTGTAGCCGCTACAAACGTTAATATGTTTGATGCCATTAAAAAAGACAAATTTAGAGAAGATCTTTATTATCGCTTATCTACCATTGAAATTAACTTACCACCGCTGCGTGATCGAGACGGTGATATACATTTACTGTTTAGAAAGTTTGCCTCAGATTTTGCAATGAAGTATAAAATGCCAACCGTTAGATTAGATGATGAGGCTGTAAAACAACTCAATAATTGCCGCTGGCCTGGAAATATTAGACAATTAAAAAATGTTGCTGAACAAATTTCAGTATTAGAAACTAAGCGAGAAATTTCGGCCCAAACCTTATTAAATTATCTCCCAAAGTATTCCTCTAACTTACCTTCGGTAGTTAATGAAAAATCATCTAGCGATAAAGGTGACTTCAGTAATGAAAGAGAAATTTTATATAAAGTACTCTTCGACATGAAAAGTGATTTAAATGATTTGAAAGAACTTACTTTAGAATTGATGAACAAGGGAAACCTAGAACATGTTAAAGAAGAAAATGAAGGCCTAATCAACAAAATATATGGTGATGATGAAAGAGAGTTTTCAAAAACTTCAACTCAAGACAAATTAGAAATACTTCAAATTCCTGAAAGAAGTAAAATTGAAAAACCTAAAAATGACCCTTACGATTTTGCTGAAGAAGTTGAAGAAGAAGAAACACTATCTTTACACGAAAAAGAGGTCGAACTTATTAAAAAATCACTTGAACGCAACCAAGGTAAGAGAAAGCCTGCAGCAGACGAGCTGGGAATTAGCGAGCGAACACTTTACAGAAAAATTAAACAATACAACTTATAA
- the groL gene encoding chaperonin GroEL (60 kDa chaperone family; promotes refolding of misfolded polypeptides especially under stressful conditions; forms two stacked rings of heptamers to form a barrel-shaped 14mer; ends can be capped by GroES; misfolded proteins enter the barrel where they are refolded when GroES binds) — MAKDIIFDIEARNGVKRGVDALANAVKVTLGPKGRNVIIGKSFGAPSVTKDGVSVAKEIELEDALENMGAQMVKEVASKTNDLAGDGTTTATVLAQAIVKEGLKNVASGANPLDLKRGIDKAVEAVVAELTKQAKSVGDTSEEIKQVASISANNDDKIGELIAEAFGKVGKEGVITVEEAKGTETYVDVVEGMQFDRGYLSPYFVTDSEKMTTDLESPHILIVDKKINAMKELLPVLEPAAQSGKPLLIIAEDIEGEALATLVVNKLRGSLKIAAVKAPGFGDRRKAMLEDIAILTGGTVISEERGFTLENATLDMLGTAENVTIDKDNTTIVNGAGEKENIVNRVNQIKAQVESTTSDYDKEKLQERLAKLSGGVGVLYVGAASEVEMKEKKDRVDDALHATRAAVEEGIVSGGGVALIRTLKALEGLKVENADEQTGINIIAKAIEAPMRTIVENAGGEGSVVINKVLEGTKGYDAKTNTYVDMLKAGIIDPKKVTRVALENAASVSGMILTTECALVDIKEDDNNAGGGMPPMGGGMPGMM, encoded by the coding sequence ATGGCAAAAGATATAATTTTTGATATAGAAGCAAGAAATGGTGTTAAAAGAGGAGTTGATGCTCTAGCAAACGCTGTTAAAGTAACATTAGGCCCAAAAGGTAGAAATGTAATTATTGGTAAATCATTTGGCGCACCTTCAGTTACAAAAGATGGTGTAAGTGTTGCTAAAGAAATTGAGCTTGAAGATGCATTAGAAAACATGGGAGCTCAAATGGTTAAGGAAGTTGCTTCTAAAACTAATGATCTAGCTGGTGATGGTACAACAACTGCAACCGTATTAGCTCAAGCAATTGTAAAAGAAGGTTTAAAAAACGTTGCTTCAGGTGCAAACCCTTTAGATTTAAAAAGAGGAATCGATAAAGCTGTAGAAGCAGTTGTTGCAGAATTAACCAAACAAGCTAAATCTGTTGGTGATACTTCAGAAGAAATTAAACAAGTAGCATCAATTTCTGCTAATAATGATGACAAGATAGGCGAACTAATCGCTGAAGCTTTCGGTAAAGTTGGTAAGGAAGGCGTTATTACAGTTGAAGAAGCTAAAGGAACAGAAACTTATGTTGATGTTGTAGAAGGTATGCAATTCGACAGAGGTTATTTATCACCTTACTTTGTGACTGATAGTGAAAAAATGACAACAGATCTTGAAAGTCCACACATTTTAATTGTTGACAAGAAAATCAACGCAATGAAAGAGTTGCTTCCAGTATTAGAACCAGCAGCTCAAAGTGGTAAACCTTTATTGATTATTGCAGAAGATATTGAAGGTGAAGCACTTGCTACATTAGTCGTAAATAAATTAAGAGGATCGTTAAAAATTGCTGCTGTAAAAGCACCAGGTTTCGGTGACCGAAGAAAAGCAATGTTAGAAGATATTGCGATCTTAACAGGTGGAACTGTAATATCTGAAGAACGCGGATTTACTTTAGAGAATGCTACTTTAGATATGTTGGGTACTGCAGAAAATGTTACAATAGATAAAGATAACACAACTATTGTAAATGGTGCCGGAGAAAAAGAGAACATTGTTAATCGTGTGAACCAGATTAAAGCCCAAGTAGAATCTACGACAAGTGACTACGATAAAGAAAAATTACAAGAGCGTTTAGCCAAACTTTCAGGTGGTGTTGGTGTACTTTATGTCGGTGCAGCTTCAGAAGTGGAGATGAAAGAGAAAAAAGATAGAGTTGATGATGCATTACATGCAACACGTGCAGCTGTAGAAGAAGGCATTGTTTCTGGTGGTGGTGTTGCATTAATTAGAACTTTAAAAGCATTAGAAGGTCTTAAAGTTGAAAATGCAGACGAACAAACAGGAATCAATATTATTGCAAAAGCAATTGAGGCACCAATGAGAACAATTGTAGAAAACGCTGGTGGTGAAGGTTCTGTTGTTATCAACAAAGTTTTAGAAGGAACAAAAGGCTATGATGCAAAAACCAACACTTATGTAGACATGCTTAAAGCAGGTATTATAGATCCTAAAAAAGTTACACGCGTAGCCTTAGAGAATGCAGCTTCGGTTTCAGGTATGATTTTAACTACTGAATGTGCACTTGTTGATATTAAAGAAGATGATAACAATGCCGGTGGTGGAATGCCTCCAATGGGTGGCGGAATGCCAGGTATGATGTAA
- the azu gene encoding azurin, with amino-acid sequence MFKKISILSFSILFAACGSNTEKKEEKEIKLNSTPKVEETKTANEDGVTKVRLTGNDQMKYNLSEIRVKAGDKVELTLEHVGKMSVETMGHNFVLLTQGTNVQEFGATAVEFKDNNYIPENTESVIVHTKMLGGGEKTTITFDAPEKGEYDFICSFPGHLALMKGKFIVE; translated from the coding sequence ATGTTTAAGAAAATTTCAATATTAAGTTTTTCAATACTTTTTGCAGCTTGTGGGTCCAACACAGAAAAAAAGGAAGAAAAAGAAATCAAATTAAATTCAACTCCAAAAGTTGAAGAAACCAAAACAGCCAATGAAGATGGTGTTACAAAAGTTAGGTTAACAGGTAATGACCAAATGAAGTATAACCTTTCTGAAATACGAGTTAAGGCTGGCGATAAGGTTGAATTAACTTTAGAGCATGTTGGTAAAATGAGTGTAGAAACAATGGGGCATAATTTTGTTTTGTTAACTCAAGGAACTAATGTGCAGGAATTCGGAGCCACAGCAGTTGAATTTAAAGATAATAATTATATCCCAGAAAATACTGAAAGCGTAATTGTTCATACAAAAATGTTAGGTGGTGGTGAAAAAACAACCATTACTTTTGATGCACCTGAGAAAGGTGAATATGATTTTATATGTAGCTTTCCAGGTCACTTAGCTCTGATGAAAGGAAAATTTATAGTTGAATAA
- a CDS encoding LptE family protein, translating to MKFKYTIFGLLSILLVSCGIYSFTGADTGNAETFQVNYFQNNARLIEPGVDRDFTLALQELIQNQTSLSLVNQNGDLIYEGEITRYDVSPMTATSNDRAAQNRLTIAVNVRYFNTLEPEKDFEKSFSFYFDFDANQQLVGAVRDEAHEEIFTRICQDIFNESLTNW from the coding sequence ATGAAGTTTAAGTACACCATTTTTGGGCTTTTAAGCATACTATTAGTAAGCTGCGGAATTTACTCTTTCACAGGGGCTGACACAGGTAACGCAGAAACATTTCAAGTTAATTATTTTCAAAACAATGCTCGATTAATAGAGCCTGGTGTTGACCGCGATTTCACACTAGCATTACAAGAATTAATTCAAAACCAAACGAGTTTGAGTTTGGTAAATCAAAACGGAGATTTAATCTACGAAGGTGAAATTACACGTTACGATGTATCACCTATGACAGCAACTTCAAATGATAGAGCTGCACAAAACCGTTTAACTATCGCTGTAAATGTGAGATACTTTAATACACTAGAGCCTGAAAAAGATTTTGAAAAAAGTTTTTCATTTTATTTCGATTTTGATGCCAATCAGCAATTAGTTGGTGCTGTAAGAGATGAAGCACACGAAGAAATCTTTACCCGAATCTGCCAAGATATTTTCAACGAATCATTAACCAATTGGTAA
- the secG gene encoding preprotein translocase subunit SecG — protein MSTFSIFLILIVIVAFLLIVVVMVQNPKGGGLSSSFGGGGSQQVGGVKQTSDFLDKSTWALATFLLVLILLANSSILSNKSVGDSKLLDENTTTQPVENTNDLDLPEAE, from the coding sequence ATGAGTACATTTTCAATATTTTTAATCCTAATCGTTATCGTCGCTTTTTTATTAATCGTTGTTGTAATGGTGCAAAACCCTAAAGGTGGTGGTTTATCTTCATCTTTTGGAGGTGGTGGCTCTCAGCAAGTAGGTGGCGTAAAACAAACATCAGATTTTTTAGACAAAAGCACGTGGGCGTTAGCAACTTTTTTATTAGTGCTAATATTATTAGCTAACTCAAGTATTTTAAGCAACAAATCGGTTGGTGATTCGAAACTTCTTGACGAAAATACAACCACTCAACCTGTAGAAAATACGAACGATTTAGATTTACCAGAAGCAGAATAA
- a CDS encoding citrate synthase, whose amino-acid sequence MKAKIDFDGNSYELPVVKGTENEHAIDISTLRASTKGLITLDRGFKNTGSCESGITFLNGEEGILRYRGYSIEELADKASFLEVAYLLIFGELPTKSELDKFYADIKSESNVDEEMKKILDGFPKSAHPMGVVSSLTSALIAFNPSSVNVDSKEEMYNAIIKLLAKFPVICAWALRKRTGQPLDYGDNNLGYVENVLKMMFKKPNQDYDVDPVIASALNKLLILHADHEQNCSTSTVRIVGSSHAGLFASISAGISALWGPLHGGANQAVIEMLEGIKEDGGDTKKYMAKAKDKEDPFRLMGFGHRVYKNFDPRAKIIKKSADEVLGNLGVEDPILDIAKGLEKEALEDDYFVKRKLYPNVDFYSGIIYRALGIPTDMFTVMFALGRLPGWIAQWREMRLKKEPIGRPRQVYVGENQRSFKELDNR is encoded by the coding sequence ATGAAAGCCAAAATAGATTTTGACGGTAATTCTTACGAGTTGCCAGTAGTTAAAGGAACCGAAAATGAACATGCTATAGATATCTCTACGTTAAGAGCTTCTACAAAAGGTTTAATTACTTTAGATAGAGGATTTAAAAATACAGGCTCTTGCGAAAGTGGAATTACTTTTCTAAATGGTGAAGAAGGAATTCTTAGATATAGAGGATATTCAATTGAAGAGCTTGCTGATAAAGCTAGTTTCTTAGAAGTTGCATATCTTTTAATTTTTGGTGAATTACCTACAAAATCTGAACTAGATAAATTCTATGCAGATATTAAATCAGAATCTAATGTAGATGAGGAGATGAAGAAGATTTTAGATGGTTTTCCTAAATCTGCTCATCCAATGGGTGTTGTTTCGTCACTTACAAGTGCACTAATTGCATTTAACCCATCTTCTGTGAATGTAGATTCTAAAGAAGAAATGTACAATGCAATCATTAAATTACTTGCTAAATTTCCTGTTATATGTGCTTGGGCTTTAAGAAAGCGTACAGGTCAACCACTTGACTATGGTGATAACAATCTTGGTTATGTAGAAAACGTCTTAAAAATGATGTTCAAAAAACCTAATCAAGATTATGATGTTGATCCTGTCATCGCATCAGCGCTAAACAAATTATTAATACTTCACGCCGACCACGAGCAAAATTGTTCAACTTCTACAGTTAGAATTGTTGGTTCATCTCATGCTGGTTTATTTGCATCGATTTCAGCAGGTATATCTGCACTTTGGGGACCACTTCATGGTGGTGCTAACCAAGCCGTTATTGAAATGCTAGAAGGAATTAAAGAAGATGGTGGCGATACCAAAAAATATATGGCTAAAGCCAAAGACAAAGAAGATCCATTCAGGCTTATGGGCTTTGGTCACCGTGTTTACAAAAATTTCGATCCACGTGCTAAAATCATAAAAAAATCTGCAGACGAAGTTTTAGGTAATTTAGGTGTAGAAGATCCTATACTTGACATTGCTAAAGGTTTAGAAAAAGAGGCTTTAGAAGATGATTATTTCGTTAAACGTAAACTTTATCCTAACGTTGATTTCTATTCAGGGATTATTTATAGAGCTTTAGGTATACCAACAGATATGTTTACGGTAATGTTTGCTTTAGGTAGATTGCCAGGATGGATTGCTCAATGGAGAGAAATGAGATTGAAAAAAGAACCTATTGGTAGACCAAGACAGGTCTATGTTGGTGAAAATCAAAGAAGTTTTAAAGAGTTAGATAATAGATAA